TGTATCCCGCATCAGAAACCAGCTCCAAGATACTGCTTCCCCCGCGGTTGATGCAGTTGTACTGGAACTCCATAATCGCCCGGGTGCCGAGTGAAGAGTCATCTGCTAGATCACCAGCAAAGCAGGGAACCGATGGAATCACCACAATCATCTTCCACTTCTCACCGGCACGCGCTGCCCGCAAAATACGCTCGACAATCGCAGCACCGATCTGGTTCTTGACCGGCTTCTGAGCGTCACCAGTAGCTGTAATGAAAAATTGATTCTCGATATACACGAAGTGTTGACTGTTTCGGATGATCGCAGCATACGCATCGGCAATTGAATGTTCGGTAGGTGTGCCGTTGCTCCACTTAGAGCAGCTACGGACAATCTGACAGCACATGTTTCCACGAGGCTGGGAGGGATGTCCGAATGAGCTCAGGCGATCCTGGTACTGATGGACTTGGCCAGCCAATTGACCACGAAGAACATTCGAGTACTGAGTGAACTCGTCTCGGAAACGACGAGGGATAAGCCCCGAGCCCCTTTCCCTGTCACCGTGTCCGCGCGTGCCCTCGTAATGATCATCAATGCCACGTGTCTGAGAGTGCGACGGCTCTTGGTTTGCGGGAGGAGTGTAGGCTGCGTACTGTGGTGGTTGGCCTTGTCCTTGAGCGGGAGCTTGAGAGTGTGCCGGCTCCTGGGTcgggggaggagggaagTATGGCGCTTGGCTTTGTCCCTGGGCTTGCCCCTGAGTTGGCGTCTGAGAATACGACGACCCCTGAGTTTGGTGAGGAGCATAGTAGGATGACTGGCCTTGTCCTGGTGCTTGGACCTGTCCCTGAGTTGCATTTTGAGAATGCGACTGCTCGTGGGTCGAAGGAGAACCGTAAGCTGCGTATTGTGGTGGTTGACCTTGTCCCTGACCTTGTCCTTGAACGAAAGGCTGAGCGTGTGATTGCTCGTAGGTCGAAGGAGAACCATAAGCTGAGTATTGTGGTGGTTGGCCCTGTGCTTGAGTTGCATTTTGAGAGTGTGGCTTCTCCTGGGTTGGGAGAGGAGAATGGGCTGAGTATTGTGGTGGTTGCCCTTGTCCCGCTTGTTCCTGGATCGGAGCGGAAGCATAGTATGGTGCTTGGCTTTGCCCTGGTGTTTGGCCTTGGCCCTGAGCTGGAGTCTGAGATGGTGGCGGCCCagggggtggtggtgggaaaGATTGCCCAGTGTAAGTATAGTCTTGGGTGGCACCCGAAGACTGTGGAGCACCAGAGGCAGGCTGATGGGGGCTAGAGGTAGCTTGATTATTTGCGGTGGAGGCAGTGAAGTAGCTTGAAAGGCCAGGCTGCGGCGATGTTGCCGATTGCTGGTAGGCTTGGTTACCTGTTGCCTGTGCCTGGGGCTTAGTCGATAGATTCGGCTGTGGTGACGCCGGAGGTTGCTGGTAGCTAGGTGCTCCCTGGCTGCTAGTGCTAGGCCGGGGAGATGTactctgctgctgctgagcaCCTGGCTGCTGTGGGCGGTTTGACGAGCTAGGACGACCGTACAATGCGAGCCTGGAGTATCTCGCATCTTTGCGTGAATCATACTTCGTATCGTAGATAAAGTTCCAACGTTCGATGAAGTGTCGTCGTAAATCCTCCACGACATGGCCGTGCAAGCTCACGGAGATATCCGACCAACCCATGCGGGAGGATGTCTTTCGGTCAAGCTGATTCTTCTCCCAATGGGCCACATCCTGGAAATCGAGCACCCTGGCATTGTTGTAGTCTTGACCTGGGAACACGCTCTCGTTTACGTCCTCCGGGTGGACATCGGCGAGTGCGTGCTGGTTTGTATCCCAGCGGCCAAAACACATATCTAGACCTCCCATGAATGCAATCCTGCCATCGATGACGCAAAGCTTTTCATGGTGTGCCCAGTAGAGGACAACATCATCGTGCATGCCGTAGATGTTTTTGATGGCATCTCCTGACATTTGGACGAGACTTTTCGCATCCAATGCCAAGTTGTGAAGAGACGTAGAGATATCGTCAGCCAAATTCTGACGGTCCGGCAGATGATCAGGATGGCGGAACACGGCAATATTTGGGTGGAGATCTTCAAGGCAGTGCTTGGTATGATGAGAAGAGACTACTCAAGTTAGCACTATTAGCATGAAAATCGCCAGAAGTCATCTTGTTCGAGGTAGAATGTTGTACATACGAGTTAATGCCTGAGTGACTTCCTTGTACACGATGATATTGACCTTTACCCCACGTTGCGCTGCTGACTGCAGCATCCGATCCAGTCGGTATTGCTCATTCTTTGTGGGAGGTCGTCTCAAGTAAAGCTCGGGAGAAAGCCACCCTTTGAGGGGTTGTTAGCCCAAATTCAAGTATGAATAACCCGAGGAC
The sequence above is a segment of the Aspergillus flavus chromosome 4, complete sequence genome. Coding sequences within it:
- a CDS encoding putative phospholipase D translates to MSNRDDHLAYGQYYGQDGTRGGQGESTRGFVGDTFKMLKETYKSHHSRQGAPRPQQSQGQQSQGQGSNQDYYGGQNNQQSSFQNTYGRPPEPQYQDPNKPQGKPQGKPPKEDKLSGLFGKIQGAVAEIGTDLGQRIGTALDPQAYAEYGQVKPQTQHRFGSFAPDRQGNDVKWYVDGCTYFYAVSKALESARESIWILDWWLSPELYLRRPPTKNEQYRLDRMLQSAAQRGVKVNIIVYKEVTQALTLSSHHTKHCLEDLHPNIAVFRHPDHLPDRQNLADDISTSLHNLALDAKSLVQMSGDAIKNIYGMHDDVVLYWAHHEKLCVIDGRIAFMGGLDMCFGRWDTNQHALADVHPEDVNESVFPGQDYNNARVLDFQDVAHWEKNQLDRKTSSRMGWSDISVSLHGHVVEDLRRHFIERWNFIYDTKYDSRKDARYSRLALYGRPSSSNRPQQPGAQQQQSTSPRPSTSSQGAPSYQQPPASPQPNLSTKPQAQATGNQAYQQSATSPQPGLSSYFTASTANNQATSSPHQPASGAPQSSGATQDYTYTGQSFPPPPPGPPPSQTPAQGQGQTPGQSQAPYYASAPIQEQAGQGQPPQYSAHSPLPTQEKPHSQNATQAQGQPPQYSAYGSPSTYEQSHAQPFVQGQGQGQGQPPQYAAYGSPSTHEQSHSQNATQGQVQAPGQGQSSYYAPHQTQGSSYSQTPTQGQAQGQSQAPYFPPPPTQEPAHSQAPAQGQGQPPQYAAYTPPANQEPSHSQTRGIDDHYEGTRGHGDRERGSGLIPRRFRDEFTQYSNVLRGQLAGQVHQYQDRLSSFGHPSQPRGNMCCQIVRSCSKWSNGTPTEHSIADAYAAIIRNSQHFVYIENQFFITATGDAQKPVKNQIGAAIVERILRAARAGEKWKMIVVIPSVPCFAGDLADDSSLGTRAIMEFQYNCINRGGSSILELVSDAGYNPMEYIRFYNLRNYDRINVSGPLVQAEQRSGVDYEDARKQHDVNVVGQGGYGPGAPAPRSAFDTTAPFQQYQQGARQVPGAKTASGRWNSVSSCYMLNGEDIRNVPWDGPPEAEIDAFVTEELYVHSKVMIADDRVVVCGSANLNDRSQLGDHDSEIAIIIEDYTPLESIMNGKPWTASRFASSLRRYLFRKHLGLLPPQDYERPDANFEPVGVPNEFDFDAPESRLVADPLADTLHNLWNSRAHTNTEVFRKVFHSVPDDCVRNWSTYKEFYGYFFDKADKQAYGEEKDSPPSRYRYGHVVRDDFPGGPEGVRQVKELLSKVKGTLVEMPLMFLIEEDVAKSGLALNDITEPIYT